The Brassica oleracea var. oleracea cultivar TO1000 unplaced genomic scaffold, BOL UnpScaffold00916, whole genome shotgun sequence genome window below encodes:
- the LOC106320419 gene encoding uncharacterized protein LOC106320419 has product MDPSEERKHSKRQKDYINMLSYTCDSEYGIPRRCSCGGRIIDEVRVKQEYDTLPGKRFFTCANYEADGFHYRQPWVIGVQEQIESLTKRLEEAEEVMKFVPSLKNQIETLEAQAKGLTRQVDRLTAEVYNLTVQVADLEKLCFD; this is encoded by the exons ATGGATCCCTCAGAAGAGAGAAAGCATTCAAAGAGGCAAAAGGACTACATCAACATGCTTTCATACACTTGCGATTCAGAATACGGGATTCCGAGAAGGTGTTCCTGTGGTGGGAGAATCATCGACGAGGTTCGAGTGAAGCAGGAGTACGACACTCTTCCTGGGAAGCGTTTCTTCACCTGCGCCAACTACGAG gctgatgggtttcactatcgtcagccttgggtgATTGGTGTCCAGGAGCAGATCGAAAGCTTGACTAAGCGTCTGGAGGAGGCTGAGGAGGTGATGAAGTTCGTACCGAGTCTGAAAAATCAGATTGAGACACTAGAG GCACAGGCTAAAGGGCTCACTCGGCAGGTTGATCGCCTCACTGCGGAGGTTTATAACCTCACGGTGCAAGTAGCTGACCTGGAGAAGCTTTGCTTCGATTAA